CGGCAGTTGGTCAAACTTTTCTATCCCATTGGACCCACATGCAATAACGGACATAATCTAGATCCTAATAACCCCAAGAACCaaataaaatatcacatttttatggGCGTTAACAAAGTATTCAGTCATTTTATTATGTTCTAATTTTAACATGTAGTGCCGTGAAGCAATGCCTGTAGATAATCCCTGGAAACCAGTACGTTATTTCCCGAAAAATACACATTGATTTCATGTCTTTGAGCTCCACAAATGAAAATTCTTGTCATGCCATTATACAAGGATGGTGGCTGAAGTTTAAGGGTGAATATCTCAAAACCAGGGCAGCTAGAACTAAAACTTTTTACCATCAACTCAATACATGAAGCTGAATCAAATTTCAATTGTGGTTCTCGAAGCATTGAAAAACTACATCTTGAAAGACTGAACTTTTTCTTTGAGCACCATAAACATAATTCTCTTCATGcaccgattcgactgttatcaggccattaaatagcaccatagatgtggagTCAATAgaggcctactacgttgtaaaagtgaaagtgaaacttaaaagcaagaCGTTCTAATGTAAATGTGAATGAAACATTACgttttgaaaacaaacaaaaagccttctttaggtttaggcaacaaaaacagttaagtttagtggaaaacattgtgttttggtttaaaataactatgtttgaaaagtgaaagtgaaactcgAGGttactaaccctaaccccaactaCACGCTATTGGTTTTACAAAGCCCTGTGCTTGTGGTGATTGGCTCGGAGCAAAACCAtacaaattgtaattttttctAGATTTGGGTACAAAAAGGATCAAATGCAGGTattgtttgactggagaagtttcaataCTACCtggtactgttttttttccgttGATACCTTAAAAGGTATCGAGTACTATAGTACTAGTActatattacttattttttagttttttagcttactttacctttttttattttacttatcttatttactaatTTTTACTTAATGTATCTTActtttaggcactggtgctagaaatagtgctttttattttatacacttgtattttatacacttgaacttgttgtaattttgttgtatttttgagcaatctctggcacaagaatttccttcgggattaataaagttctatcttatcttatcttatcttactgaTACCCAACCCTAGACACCACTAAATCATTTCTGTGATGTGGCTGAAATGACCCTTTAACTATGTGATGTCTTACTCTGAGGATTGCTCAGTGTTTCTTCTATAAACCGGGCAGCAGAGTGGAAATACTGGCTGATGTCAAAGGTTGTGACGTCTTCTGCTACCACGCCATAGTACACGACGTCCATATCACTATAGTAACCAGCTCCGGTGTCCACATTGTTCCACGTCCCTTCTGCTGCGTTCAAGATGTGCGTAATCCCCAACCTCTTCAAATTATGCTTGTCCTTTGCAGTCTCCCTGCAATAAATGTCATGTATATTATTTGAATCCTTCATTATTTTagtaatttaatacattttttactCACTCGTCCCCGATGTAGACATGAGGCCAGACCTCGTTGACATGAGTGTAAGCCACACTCCCACGGTTTAAGATTTTCTCCAGCTCATAGCCCCCAGGTGTGACATATTCATCCACTGGACTGGATTCCTCCGCAGCCTTTGTAACATTTATCTTGGTTCCAGTCTTTGACTTGTGAGAAGCCATTTTCTCGCTGTGGCTTCCTTTCACACATGATTTATTAGcttaaggggggaaaaaagaaatagCACACTTGCCTCTACATTcgtgtaaaaagaaaaataacagtttttgtttttcacatgcaTCCCCACTCACCGAGAGATTGAAGTCCTTCGTTTTCCTGCTTGTAAATTTTGTTTTGATCATTCTGGCAGCTTGTTGTGAAGCCGTTCTTAAAGGCAGAACATGGTGGGGTTTAATTCTGGCAGGCTCAAGTGAGGGCACAGATTGTATAACCGCTCTGTGACGGGAATCAAATGCGGAGgatatttttagggctgtgaTGTGGCGGGCCCCTGACCTTAGCTGCCACGTTTGCTGCCTGTGGGGAAAACTTCCACCCAGCCAGTCGCTGCCATCCACTTCTAAACACACAACTTTAATCTCCGCTGCTGGCAGGAAGCTGTGCTTACCCAAACTTTGCACCCTGCCAACGGATACCCATACTCACTGGAGTGAGCAGGGTACTCTGAGCTTTTTTGCTTCGACTCCTTGAAATTGTCTCTTTTAGCCTTTCTGCATATATCTTCAGAAAAACGTTCACAACACCCGTTCAGGATGTTCTGCATTTTTCTGGAGCCTCTCGGGGGCCACATAAGAGAAACAGAAACGTGTCAGACTGTTAGACAGATGAGCTTTTTCACAGGATGGCACATGTCTTTTGATTCCCCGTTATATGATATGCACGGTCCATTCAGTGATCTAAATGCGAGCCAGCAAAGTGAGAGTGTGATGATGACTGTATTGCAGAATGGCTGGATGAAGCTGCTAACATGTCAGACAGAGTTTTCACACCATCAGACTCCTTTATTTTTCCCTCATATCTTCAAACTCTGCCATCATTCATTCTGACAGTGAAATCATTAAACCTGTGATATCCAAttccttttattttgacagcatctccctctccctctctctctctctctctttctctctctctctctcccagcgTGCTCTGGAGAGCATCTCTTATTAAGATGGCTTCAGCGTTTCATCTCTTTTCAAAGTCTGACCTGAATCTGTATACACACTCAGAACCATGCTGGCATATTTTTATCATCTTGTATCAAGCCTCTTTAGACATCACAGTTTTTAACTGTACGACGCCGGATTGCAGCAGTTAAGACAGTATTTTTGAGGATTGTGAACGTATAAGTGGAGCATTGTTTATTTATAGGCATACACTGGCTTTGGGTTGTGCTACTTGTGTTAATGGCCTCTGTGATATTGATTGTTCTGTGTGTGTAACCCTATGGTTTCAGCTCCTTAATTCATGTATgccttacatttttttttgctgactgTTTTAAAATGCATGCAGCTCTAGAtttatttgatgtatttttcCCGACACTGCAGACAGCCAGAGGTTTCAAATCCTTTCTGCACAATATgaaaaccattttttttctgtatcaaGTCAGTGGAGACGAGTTCAAGTCAAGACACACGTCATTCAAGATAAGTAAAGTCTGGTCTAAGTAAAGTCTGGTCTATAACAGCAGTAAAGAGGTCTATCACAGCAAGTCACAAGTCCTTTGGTCTTCAAATCAAGACGGAAGTCTTTCAAGTCTCTGAATGcttagggtgaccagatcccaacaaaccaaatgtgggacaaagagtatgtttgtgtgggacaatgtgggacacgttatcAAGGCTGAGAGGCTTTGATATAATGTTTATCTAACttaaaaacatttctattctgctcCTTATCTTGCAACATCTCTATGCTTAgccgaatgcatccatagatcggcacatcGCCTTTTGATCCGCACGTTTCATGTGaagactcacatgaactgtgtcgcttcatgtcgtattAATCCCCATGTGAAACggaaaaataactggcaaattttataaaaaactctgagaatcgCCTTCCATCGGCTTATAAATtaaagtagtttcacagtctttgttgtagctgcttttccttttctttgtggtagtttccatcacattccgcctaaatctgtatagcttgtgactttgcggtgactGTAAGCATCTTTGTTACTCGTTACTATTGCAAGCGAGCAGGTTTGGCGAATCAGTGATCCTAGCTTGCAAGTTAGATCGTTCACGCGATGGGCAAGTGCAAACAAAGTGCTCTCAAAGCAGTAGTTAAGTCATGCTACTTGTGACTACGAGGGAAGGAAAAACTGGATTTTGCtctttaaatcctttaagtTGTGAAGACCTTGTTTTTCTTCAAGTGTAATGTAGCCTCCAATTTTTAGGTGGTGCTAAGAGGAATAAACTTCATAAATCTCTTATTATTGACAGCATTtacttctactgttactttCAATACTTCAGAAAATctaatatcagaaaattacttttgataatacagtaaatatcagaCTCTTTAAGATTTTTAGTCAaacttctactaaagtcattttctgcTTAGATATGTGTACTTTCATTGAAGtgtggctttcaggtacttcatccaccactggtcaaatgcaaaatgtcaaaaagtacCAGGATGTGCTAATTGTATTAATACTGCATGCAACGGTaggtactttgtaagggcagctgcagtatgtactaaaagtaaaaagtaaaagtgtgaTTTGGAACATAGCCCTGTTGTGTGATTGAGGACACTCCTCCTCATGATTAAACACACCTGTTGTCTGTTTAATGCCTGTGGAGCTGTTGGTTGTGCCTCAATACCGTGAAGAAGACTGTCATGTAGAAACATTGGTGAATTATTAAACCATTTTTTTGCATAGTGGCTACTACGAGTGTGAGACTATTTTCCTCTACACTTGTATTTTTACCGTGGTCAGCACCTCTCTAACACTGGTGTGTgcgttcctcctctctctcatccgGTAAGTCTCTGAAtgctgacatttaaaatgacagCGCGTTTGAACATTTTCATCCTCAAAGCTGTTGTGTCTTAACATATCTGAGATGAATTCCCTTCAAGGACGGCGATTAATAACTTAAtgtttatatatgatatatagaTATTCAAGCTCTGTGGCTATGCACGGGCTGTTGTTTAGTTTCAGGATGTCATGTCAAGTCATGTCTTTAGGGAGTCAAGGCTCAAATCCTCCTTTTTGTTTGTGAGTCCGGTCGAGTCCAAGTCTTAAATCTACTAATCCACAGTGAATATCAAGTctccatttatttttgtttgtcagTTATTGCTGTGAGGTCACACGGCACAGACCTCTCAACTGAAGCTGCACTTAAACTGCATTATAATGCGATGGAAAATGTGATGGATTACACAAAGTGTGCCAACTGATTTTCATACTGTGTAAATTATTGGAAACCAATAGTTGCCTCGAAGGTAGAGAAATACATCAACAAATCTTAAATAAAGCAGCCATGTTTATCTGCAATGTAAAGAATATGTGATTTGTATTAAACAGATCAAAAGATCCTTGTTGGAGATAATTCTTTCCCGATGCTTTATTTCTCCGGTccttaatgttgtgttgttttcctctgcAGGGCCAAGGATGAGTCCAAGTGACAGAGCTGATTCAGGAATCCAACATTTGGAAGAATGTTTCTGTGCCTTCGAACGGCCTCCACAGCCTCTACGAGGGTGAGTCTCTCTCTGATCATGAGGAAGGCCAGCGTTAGAGTCGCTGAGCGGCTGATTCCTCGTGCACAGTGGACGAGCACTTTACCTACACGGACAAGAGACAGATAATGACGCGTTGaggcaaattcgttttaacaccttttatttctttaactcagtaacgcaacttgcgatttttaggttgtagcgggctcagcttaAGTGAAGATACCACATTACtacatcaaatgaaactagaaaaacctaaggaatccattggtaccaaacatgtcatagcttgttgtgaaggaggttaaataacgctccaaacttacgctaaatattgacgaggaaaactggcatggccattttcaaaggggtcccttgacctctgacctcaagttatgtgaataaatatacatacatttgcataaagcagcatatttgcccactcccatgttgataagagtattaaatacttgataaatctccctttaaggtacattttgaacagataaaaaacgattaatttgcgattgaaCACCTTCATACAAACTTATTTTAGAGTTTTTGGAGAAAGACATCTTTCTTGTATGCTGTCAAGCAGCAGCTGAgttttaatgaataaatgcaaACAATTTCTGCATTTTTGGGTCATCATTTTTCAGATTTACGTTATAACGTTACAATCAGATTTTCTTGGCTCCTTTTTATTTTACCACAATATTTTGTGCTATGATACACAGTATTATTACACCTCTAACCTAATGCGttgcttttgttttctgtggctCAAATGGACTCAGCGTACCTTTCTGACTCAGGGCACCGTGAATGAAATCAGCCGTCTCAGTGAAGAATGGGCTCAAGTCAAAATCTTTACAGTCTGGTGCTTCCACTCCATGATACTGTATGCTGGTGTCTTTGTAGAAACGTGGCCCAGTGTCAATGTGCTCGGGGCCATCTGCAGCATTCACCACATGTGTTATTCCCAGATCCACTAACAGGGTTTTACGCTGAGCTGTAGCCCTGTAAACGACACGAGATGACACAAGGAATGGAGAATTTTCTCGCCTGTGGCCAGCTCTGCGAGCGTATGTTTGCGAATGCATCACTGGTGACTCAAATGTACAGATTTTATATTTGTCCCATGAGTTGGCCAAATATGGGACTTGTTTGCAGCAACAGTTTCACAATCAGATCACCATATTGCAGCGGGGCCCCGAAGTGAGAATGTCACTTACGCGTCTCCGATGTAGAGGTTGGGCCAAACCTCGTTGACAGCTCCGGTGGGGCGTCTGTTCTTCAGCAGAAGGCTGAGCAGATCGCAGGTGGGCGGTGTCTGATACTCTGGCTCCTCCTCTGGGCTCATGATCTGCATCTTTCCCCTTCAGTGTTGTTGTGTAATTATCGCAAATTATATTCAGCTCAACACTGAGATAACAGTTAGATCATTTCCCCCCAAAGACTTGATGTTCCCGGATGGAAAATGTGAGAAGTTATTGCTGCTGCCCTGCTAGTTTTTCCTTCCTGTAGGCATTTGGAAAGGAAGCGTGATGAACTCTCACCTTGTTGGTGCAACTCGCTCTGTTTTCCATCTGAGCAGAGTATCAGTGTTGTTTAGAGGCTGAGCCCCGCTGGAACGAGACAGCTGAAGATGCCAGAGTCTGGGCAGGAGCAATGTGGACTATTTATTCCTCAGATGACTGTGACAGAAGCCAGACTGCTTGTGTTGTGACAACTTTAACTACAGAACCACAGCAGTGATTacagttttaaaggaacagtgtgcagcatttagaaatggaatataatattaatgagtATGTTGGAAATCGTGTTTTCGTTGCCTTCGAATGAGCTGGAAGATAATAGCGCTGTGTCTACACAGACAATAATCTTTAGGATAAAGTCATTGTTGGTTTGgttaatatttgtttattaCAATAAAAAGGCTTTATTGTAATATAAGTCACTTTAATTTCTTCACAAAAAATGGAATTTATCTTACAAAGAGAAGACAATCAGTGCATGTTTTTCTACTTCAAACTCAACAATATAATCCATATTTATAGACTGATGGGTTTTATCTCAAGTCCTCCCGTTGGCGCTCCAGCTCCTcgatggcacctggcagtgcaGCTTTGTGTCCAGCTCTCGGAGCTGCTCCAGGAAACCATTGTTAGGTGAGATGTTCCTGTTGGCGCTGACGGCTTTGAGGGCGTCCACCAGCGTCATGTTCTCGTGGATCATCAGGTAGGCCAGAACCAAGGTGGACGAGCGGCTAAGACCCATCGCACAGTGGACAAACACTTTACCTGCCAAATCAGAGGAAACAAAAAACTTCCTGTGGATCAGCtaatggatgtatgaagagaactggatacagcgttggaggcggggcctcgtTCATCCCTATGttagttgctcagtggcgcatgatgccaaaatggctcgacttccgagtgaaaaagtacccggatcttccggcgatcttctgcatccattgggcccatagagcaggcgcagcaGTGTCCGCTcagtcacatggctcggtcacggtgTCGCAACCGTCATGGCTTGCTAACTTCGCCTCCCAGCCTtcgctccagcctcagtctgggtctcattcacatgaacggagtaaggaaaataactctcgattcggctattagtgcattttacaacttttagatgatgatgatttaaataaggactattcaaaTTATTCGccgagttacagacatctctttcccaatgtaagtctatgggaaaaagtctttttgggcccaatggcatcacatgatggacacggaagttgtagtaccacagtttggccactacgaaaattgccatcaacgaccggcgctcttcctgagggCTTGTTTCAGCCACCAGCTCCATGTCTGTATCTACAACCATAGAAGTTTATTCTAACTGTCTAATTTGTTACTCTGTGGATTAAAAACCATGTCTGTATCTACAACCATAGAAGTTTATTCTAACTGTCTAATTTGTTACTCCTCTGTGGATTAAAAACCATGCACACATCACAGAGAGGAGTACTTCTAACTCCCGACTAAAAGTTTTTCAACAATGTTGCAACAAATGTTTCTACACACGGT
The genomic region above belongs to Sebastes fasciatus isolate fSebFas1 chromosome 20, fSebFas1.pri, whole genome shotgun sequence and contains:
- the dusp29 gene encoding dual specificity phosphatase 29; translation: MASHKSKTGTKINVTKAAEESSPVDEYVTPGGYELEKILNRGSVAYTHVNEVWPHVYIGDEETAKDKHNLKRLGITHILNAAEGTWNNVDTGAGYYSDMDVVYYGVVAEDVTTFDISQYFHSAARFIEETLSNPQNKLLVHCVMGRSRSATLFLAYLMICEKMTVVDAIEHVTRCRRIIPNWGFLKQLRELDMQLHEPREEGTEQS
- the LOC141758249 gene encoding dual specificity phosphatase 29-like, with amino-acid sequence MQIMSPEEEPEYQTPPTCDLLSLLLKNRRPTGAVNEVWPNLYIGDAATAQRKTLLVDLGITHVVNAADGPEHIDTGPRFYKDTSIQYHGVEAPDCKDFDLSPFFTETADFIHGALSQKGKVLVHCARGISRSATLTLAFLMIRERLTLVEAVEAVRRHRNILPNVGFLNQLCHLDSSLALQRKTTQH